A region of Natribaculum luteum DNA encodes the following proteins:
- a CDS encoding DUF5827 family protein, whose product MPVPKSEFDQLYPCDFYTAEELFDDDRMYTVYEIARLLQELEPDAELDPETEDILLDWAIPWIMTNADDLVVGEPRSEDEPGYYGLKE is encoded by the coding sequence ATGCCAGTCCCGAAGTCGGAGTTCGACCAGCTGTATCCGTGTGACTTCTACACCGCCGAGGAACTGTTCGATGACGACCGGATGTACACCGTCTACGAGATCGCCCGCCTCCTGCAGGAACTCGAGCCAGACGCCGAACTCGATCCCGAGACCGAGGACATCCTCCTCGACTGGGCGATCCCGTGGATCATGACCAACGCCGACGATCTCGTCGTCGGCGAACCGCGCAGCGAGGACGAACCGGGCTACTACGGTCTGAAAGAATGA
- a CDS encoding ATPase codes for MILLVAGADRVDAGKTTFSAGLLARTGGAGYKPRAGNDYWFDHDDCLRALESSRLYGKDAHRLSKAENNGRAPEALNPVHRLWRPAPRGGNGLLGRSDREFVVDRITNPDGDDEFVVNATAKIPEAVAASLPLSDAARVESVEELNAAVEQRYAPAFDALAAEIESTPLAVVESYGDVALPLQSLDPAAIAAVAVVEPGRARIYRGDRYCRACEVARSSPNDGTLEKRVPDVIEYLDPLERVPLSPLTGDKRSDPDQIASAYGDAYDALLAAARDV; via the coding sequence ATGATCCTCCTGGTCGCTGGTGCGGACCGAGTCGACGCCGGGAAGACGACCTTCTCCGCTGGCTTGCTCGCCCGGACCGGCGGGGCAGGATACAAACCGCGCGCGGGAAACGACTACTGGTTCGACCACGACGACTGTCTGCGGGCGCTCGAGTCGAGTCGGCTCTACGGCAAGGACGCACATCGGCTATCGAAGGCCGAGAACAACGGTCGCGCTCCCGAAGCCCTCAACCCGGTCCATCGGCTCTGGCGGCCCGCGCCGCGTGGCGGCAACGGACTGCTCGGCCGGAGCGACCGCGAGTTTGTCGTCGACCGGATTACGAACCCGGACGGCGACGACGAGTTCGTCGTCAACGCGACCGCCAAGATTCCAGAGGCTGTCGCCGCCTCCCTCCCGCTCTCGGACGCCGCCCGTGTCGAGAGCGTCGAAGAACTCAACGCCGCCGTCGAGCAGCGGTACGCGCCGGCGTTCGACGCGCTCGCCGCCGAAATCGAATCGACCCCACTCGCCGTCGTCGAGTCGTACGGCGACGTCGCACTCCCGCTGCAGTCGCTCGACCCGGCTGCCATCGCGGCTGTCGCCGTCGTCGAACCCGGTCGCGCCCGGATCTACCGCGGCGACCGCTACTGTCGCGCCTGCGAGGTCGCCCGCTCGAGTCCGAACGATGGCACACTCGAGAAGCGCGTCCCGGACGTGATCGAGTACCTCGATCCACTCGAGCGCGTCCCGCTGTCGCCGCTCACGGGCGACAAGCGGAGTGATCCTGACCAGATCGCGTCGGCCTACGGGGACGCCTACGACGCGTTGCTCGCCGCGGCGAGAGACGTCTGA
- a CDS encoding MBL fold metallo-hydrolase produces the protein MITNLAQGVTAFTSNAFLVSGERTVLVDAGANFDVVTPLRERVDDLEAVVVTHTHPDHVGNLAAVKDAFDVDAWGYDTAQEGIDHAIEDEEAVALGDHEYVALHTPGHKDDHLCFYAPDAEILFAGDLIFQNGGFGRTDLAEGDRATLIESVDRVRERVDPELAELHAGHGPSVTNEAYGHVELAARMARQA, from the coding sequence ATGATCACGAATCTCGCGCAGGGAGTGACCGCGTTCACGAGTAACGCCTTTCTCGTCTCCGGCGAGCGGACGGTTCTCGTCGACGCCGGTGCGAACTTCGACGTCGTCACACCGCTTCGCGAGCGCGTCGACGACCTCGAGGCGGTCGTGGTGACCCACACCCACCCGGACCACGTGGGGAACCTCGCCGCGGTGAAAGACGCCTTCGACGTCGACGCGTGGGGGTACGATACGGCACAGGAGGGTATCGACCACGCGATCGAAGACGAGGAGGCGGTCGCGCTCGGCGATCACGAGTACGTCGCCTTGCACACGCCCGGCCACAAAGACGACCACCTCTGTTTCTACGCTCCCGACGCGGAGATCCTCTTTGCCGGCGACCTGATCTTCCAGAACGGCGGCTTCGGCCGAACCGACCTGGCCGAGGGCGACCGCGCGACGCTGATCGAGAGCGTCGACCGCGTCCGAGAGCGCGTCGATCCCGAACTGGCGGAACTGCACGCGGGCCACGGGCCGAGCGTCACGAACGAGGCCTACGGACACGTCGAACTCGCGGCACGGATGGCGCGTCAGGCCTGA
- a CDS encoding metal-dependent hydrolase family protein, which produces MIVLHGGSVVDATGTRTADVAIEDGRITAVGDVPDDADREIDVSGQFVTPGLIDAHVHLAFDGRPDVSTYRTENDYAGAYRVAANLETLLEVGVTTVRDLGSWGTMAIDAARAVDEGTIAGPRVLAAGRAVTMTGGHGHWFAREADGPADVRKAAREQLKGGAPVLKCIATGGVLTTGSRTGVPELTRAELEAAADVARAADVPIAAHAHGAEGIVNAAEAGFDSVEHGTFMDADAAERLADNGTYWVPTANALYGIVEAGSDAGIPPEAVAKADRSLEAFDDAFDHALAADVPIAMGTDAGTPFNEFAAVPEELERLVDHGLSPEDALEAATVDAASLLDLDDVGLVEPAFRADLLVLDANPLEDVTAWQRPATVVANGTIVKRS; this is translated from the coding sequence ATGATCGTACTCCACGGCGGATCGGTGGTCGACGCCACCGGGACGCGGACCGCCGACGTCGCCATCGAGGACGGCCGCATCACCGCTGTCGGCGACGTTCCAGACGACGCCGACCGCGAGATCGACGTCTCCGGACAGTTCGTCACGCCAGGCCTGATCGACGCTCACGTCCACCTCGCCTTCGACGGCCGCCCCGACGTCTCGACGTATCGAACCGAAAACGACTACGCGGGAGCCTACCGCGTCGCGGCGAACCTCGAGACGCTACTCGAGGTTGGCGTGACGACCGTCCGTGACCTCGGCAGCTGGGGGACGATGGCGATCGACGCTGCCCGCGCCGTCGACGAGGGAACGATCGCCGGTCCGCGAGTGCTTGCGGCGGGACGGGCCGTCACCATGACCGGCGGCCACGGCCACTGGTTCGCCCGCGAAGCCGACGGCCCGGCCGACGTTCGGAAAGCCGCCCGCGAACAGCTCAAAGGCGGCGCGCCCGTCCTCAAGTGCATCGCCACCGGTGGCGTCCTCACGACCGGCAGCCGAACCGGCGTGCCCGAACTGACGCGGGCGGAACTCGAGGCCGCCGCTGACGTCGCTCGGGCGGCGGACGTCCCGATCGCCGCCCACGCCCACGGGGCCGAAGGGATCGTCAACGCCGCCGAGGCTGGATTCGACAGCGTCGAGCACGGCACGTTCATGGACGCCGACGCCGCCGAGCGCCTGGCCGACAACGGGACCTACTGGGTGCCGACCGCGAACGCGCTCTACGGCATCGTCGAGGCAGGATCTGATGCCGGCATCCCGCCCGAAGCCGTCGCGAAAGCCGACCGCTCTCTCGAGGCCTTCGACGACGCGTTCGACCACGCACTTGCGGCAGACGTGCCGATCGCCATGGGGACGGACGCCGGGACGCCGTTCAACGAGTTCGCTGCCGTTCCCGAAGAACTCGAGCGACTGGTCGATCACGGTCTCTCGCCCGAAGACGCACTCGAGGCCGCCACGGTCGACGCCGCCTCCTTGCTCGATCTCGACGACGTCGGACTCGTCGAACCGGCGTTCCGTGCCGACCTCCTCGTTCTCGATGCGAACCCACTCGAGGACGTGACGGCGTGGCAGCGGCCCGCTACCGTCGTCGCGAACGGCACGATAGTTAAACGCTCGTGA
- a CDS encoding helix-turn-helix transcriptional regulator — protein MYRSVLAGIVALILAVSVVSAGGSLPGASHTTADISSATLTPDSASSLETNGRVTAVQSQQFDSTTFEVTVSENGDSTWTFRHERQLNTSSDSNETDEYREFAEQFEEEETELYVRFTEQAQALTATGSNQTDRQMEATNFNRSAGINYRPNPMGYVEMSFTWTGFATVDDDGSVTVGDVFDGGLYIGPDQSFVVRPGDGLVFESAQPEGQYLGTSLESASSVTWNGEREFPDGQPRVVLVPEGSDGSDSQVDGNSSLTDLFSSTWLVAGLVVVALGLGGFAWYRFGSGASTDDSPDDGPAPDAASQRLPDGAVDSEADQPPTLPDESLMTDEDRVVKLIRDNGGRMKQVNIVEETGWSKSKVSMLLSDMEEEGTISKLRVGRENIISLDGFEPEATKSPFEE, from the coding sequence ATGTATCGGTCGGTTCTGGCAGGAATCGTCGCGCTGATTCTCGCCGTCTCTGTCGTCAGTGCAGGTGGATCACTCCCGGGAGCGAGTCACACCACCGCAGATATTTCGTCTGCGACGCTCACGCCTGATTCAGCTTCGTCTCTCGAGACGAACGGACGCGTCACAGCAGTCCAGTCACAGCAGTTCGATAGCACGACGTTCGAGGTCACCGTCTCCGAGAACGGGGACTCGACGTGGACGTTCCGCCACGAACGGCAGCTAAACACGTCTTCTGACTCTAACGAAACGGACGAGTACAGAGAGTTCGCCGAACAGTTCGAAGAGGAAGAGACCGAACTCTACGTCCGCTTTACCGAGCAGGCCCAGGCACTTACGGCCACCGGCTCCAACCAGACCGACCGCCAGATGGAGGCGACGAACTTCAATCGGTCGGCGGGTATCAACTACCGGCCGAATCCGATGGGCTACGTGGAGATGTCGTTTACGTGGACCGGGTTCGCAACCGTCGACGACGACGGGTCCGTCACCGTCGGCGACGTCTTCGACGGCGGCCTCTACATCGGCCCCGACCAGTCGTTCGTCGTTCGACCCGGCGACGGACTGGTCTTCGAGAGCGCCCAGCCCGAGGGTCAGTACCTCGGGACGTCGCTCGAGAGCGCGAGTTCGGTGACGTGGAACGGTGAACGGGAGTTCCCCGACGGTCAACCCCGCGTCGTCCTCGTGCCGGAAGGAAGCGACGGGAGCGACAGCCAGGTTGATGGTAACTCGTCTCTGACCGACTTGTTCTCGTCGACATGGCTCGTCGCCGGACTGGTCGTCGTCGCCCTCGGACTCGGCGGGTTCGCCTGGTATCGGTTCGGTAGCGGTGCGTCGACCGACGACTCGCCAGACGACGGCCCCGCGCCGGACGCCGCTTCACAGCGGTTACCCGACGGGGCTGTCGATTCCGAGGCGGACCAGCCCCCCACACTCCCCGACGAGAGCCTGATGACCGACGAGGACCGGGTCGTCAAACTCATTCGCGACAACGGCGGCCGGATGAAGCAAGTCAACATCGTCGAGGAGACCGGCTGGTCGAAGTCGAAAGTCAGCATGCTCCTCTCGGATATGGAAGAGGAAGGCACGATCAGCAAACTCCGCGTCGGCCGCGAGAACATCATCAGCCTCGACGGCTTCGAACCCGAAGCCACCAAGTCTCCCTTCGAGGAATGA
- a CDS encoding site-specific integrase, with translation MKDYNEPTILTNPTKKMLNAREQKLYRKHREKLIRWLANCGKDLDKFEGYSGRTVKMTADRLDMFYRWVWQNQTNGFTIDITHDHADAYVDYLRKYKDSSTSDKKKHVMCVKRLFKWRHDEHDGDLWKPDVTFTTTNSNPQDYLDREERRKIRSASLKHGEVPELEDIEPGELDYWKQVLAQRLGKPKHEISSDDWGDANSWKIPSLVWVSLDAGLRPAEVEKASTSWFRPQKAVLQIPKNDAVKSRDNWEVALRHDTAEVLEAWLEEREQIEAYNDTDRIWLNREGNPYQSASLIGVINRVADTAGIETKNRSLSWYSIRYSITSRRLEPLATAF, from the coding sequence ATGAAAGACTACAACGAGCCAACAATCTTGACCAACCCGACGAAGAAAATGTTGAACGCCCGCGAACAGAAACTCTATCGCAAACATCGAGAGAAACTCATTCGCTGGCTTGCGAACTGCGGGAAGGATCTGGACAAATTCGAAGGATATAGCGGCCGAACAGTGAAGATGACAGCAGACAGGCTGGACATGTTCTATCGCTGGGTCTGGCAAAATCAGACTAATGGATTCACAATTGACATTACCCACGACCATGCTGATGCATACGTGGATTATCTCCGGAAGTACAAGGACTCCAGCACCTCGGATAAAAAGAAGCACGTCATGTGTGTCAAACGGCTGTTCAAGTGGCGGCACGACGAGCACGATGGAGATCTCTGGAAGCCGGATGTGACCTTCACCACCACCAACTCGAATCCACAAGACTACCTCGATCGCGAGGAACGACGAAAGATTCGCAGTGCATCGCTAAAGCACGGAGAGGTCCCAGAACTCGAGGATATTGAACCGGGGGAACTCGATTACTGGAAACAAGTTCTGGCACAACGGCTCGGCAAGCCGAAGCACGAGATCAGCTCGGATGACTGGGGAGACGCGAACTCATGGAAGATTCCGTCTCTCGTCTGGGTTTCGCTCGATGCAGGACTACGACCAGCCGAGGTCGAAAAGGCATCCACCTCTTGGTTCCGGCCACAGAAAGCAGTCCTCCAAATCCCCAAGAACGATGCCGTGAAAAGTCGTGACAACTGGGAAGTCGCCCTTCGACATGATACGGCAGAAGTGCTCGAGGCGTGGCTGGAAGAGCGAGAGCAGATTGAAGCATACAACGACACCGATCGCATCTGGCTCAATCGCGAAGGAAATCCGTACCAAAGCGCATCATTGATTGGAGTTATCAATCGGGTCGCTGATACTGCAGGAATCGAGACCAAGAATCGTTCCTTGTCATGGTACTCGATTCGATACTCGATCACGTCTCGACGTCTGGAGCCGTTGGCGACAGCGTTTTGA
- a CDS encoding DUF302 domain-containing protein, protein MGYTTQRVIDGEFDEVVEQTTDALAEEGFGILCDIDVQATFEKKLDEQFRQYCILGACNPPLAHQGLEDEIDLGVLLPCNVAVYETDDGDVVVSAVDPERLVGIAENPDLEPIAEEVAERFERVLDAL, encoded by the coding sequence ATGGGGTATACGACACAACGCGTAATCGACGGAGAGTTCGACGAGGTCGTCGAGCAGACGACAGACGCCCTCGCGGAGGAGGGGTTCGGGATCCTCTGTGACATCGACGTGCAGGCCACGTTCGAGAAGAAACTCGACGAACAGTTCCGCCAGTACTGCATCCTCGGGGCATGCAACCCGCCGCTGGCCCACCAGGGACTCGAGGACGAGATCGACCTCGGTGTGCTCTTGCCGTGTAACGTCGCGGTCTACGAGACGGACGACGGGGACGTCGTCGTGAGCGCGGTCGACCCCGAGCGGCTCGTCGGCATCGCCGAGAATCCCGACCTCGAGCCGATCGCCGAGGAGGTAGCAGAGCGATTCGAGCGGGTGCTCGACGCGCTGTAG
- a CDS encoding enoyl-CoA hydratase/isomerase family protein produces the protein MTSTEHLSVETAEGVGRIVMDRPERHNAMDEAMAANLATTIDSLSADDDVRCLVLTGTDGVFNTGADLSTFDGDETDADRLDAIATPLHAAVQALVDAPKPVVTGVNGVVAGGGLGLALAGDVVLVADDARFEYAYPTIGLSGDGGATWFLPRLLGLRRAQAFALLEEPIDATAAVEHGLATDAVPADEFDDRLEATASKLASGPTLAYAEIKTLLHESGQNDLETHLDAEKDRITDLADTDDYAAGLHGFLEKESPEFEGE, from the coding sequence ATGACGTCGACCGAACACCTGTCCGTAGAGACCGCCGAGGGCGTCGGACGGATCGTGATGGACCGACCGGAGCGACACAACGCGATGGACGAAGCGATGGCAGCGAACCTCGCGACCACCATCGACTCGCTTTCTGCCGACGACGACGTTCGATGTCTCGTTCTGACCGGCACCGACGGAGTGTTCAACACCGGTGCAGACCTCTCGACGTTCGACGGCGACGAGACGGACGCCGACCGACTGGACGCGATCGCGACGCCGCTCCACGCGGCCGTTCAGGCGCTCGTCGACGCGCCGAAACCGGTCGTGACCGGCGTCAACGGCGTCGTCGCCGGCGGCGGACTCGGCCTCGCGCTCGCCGGCGACGTCGTCCTCGTCGCGGACGACGCCCGATTCGAGTACGCCTACCCGACCATCGGTCTCTCGGGCGACGGTGGCGCGACGTGGTTTCTGCCACGACTCCTCGGCCTGCGACGGGCGCAGGCGTTCGCCTTACTCGAGGAACCGATCGACGCCACGGCGGCCGTCGAACATGGTCTGGCGACCGACGCCGTCCCCGCCGACGAGTTCGACGACCGCCTCGAGGCGACGGCCTCGAAACTCGCGTCGGGGCCGACGCTCGCCTATGCGGAGATCAAGACGCTGTTGCACGAGAGCGGCCAGAACGACCTCGAGACCCACCTCGACGCGGAGAAAGACCGAATCACGGATCTCGCCGACACCGACGACTACGCGGCCGGTCTCCACGGTTTCCTCGAGAAGGAGTCGCCCGAGTTCGAGGGCGAGTGA
- a CDS encoding NAD(P)/FAD-dependent oxidoreductase → MERVDVAIVGGGPAGTSAAERAAAHGAETVLFEQGVPREDRDGLGPDSTDAAGMLDYWVDIMDVDYRELPDDVVLQELDAVDFVGPTASVELTSTGIESSYDRFGYTFNRARMDDWLHERATESGVDLRVGTSVKDLETDLSGPTHTLTLSSGELIEAEYVVLADGPQRRITLEALDQFTPPGTSVSEYLSPPEANHIAYQEYREFPEEVFEENRLKFWWGYMPGETAYPWVFPNDGTVARVGLTMPIGMRLEDVAHPESYKLLEPTDEQLPSGSEYVQRLLELEYGDEYDVEEDFPIVEDRGKSKGTETYPISSTRPIDSPVQANIAVAGGAMGTTSAFHEGGYHVAVRSGKIAGRLAATDSLEHYNDVWKRAIGDEILRNVSFADIVAEYEPDDWDRAFEIVNGMTAGDFEGSLLRKKYSAGVGATKLVAAYKRRKFTYRNGNYVQLREDEYAL, encoded by the coding sequence ATGGAGCGCGTTGACGTCGCGATCGTCGGCGGTGGCCCGGCGGGGACGTCTGCGGCAGAGCGGGCCGCAGCCCACGGTGCCGAGACGGTCCTCTTCGAGCAGGGCGTACCGCGGGAAGACCGGGACGGCCTCGGTCCGGACTCGACCGACGCCGCCGGAATGCTCGACTACTGGGTCGACATCATGGACGTCGACTACCGGGAGCTGCCGGACGACGTCGTCTTGCAGGAACTCGACGCGGTCGATTTCGTCGGGCCGACGGCGAGCGTCGAACTGACCTCGACCGGAATCGAGTCCTCGTACGACCGGTTTGGGTACACGTTCAACCGTGCCCGCATGGACGACTGGCTCCACGAGCGCGCCACCGAGTCCGGGGTAGACCTGCGCGTCGGCACCAGCGTCAAAGACCTCGAGACCGACCTCTCGGGGCCGACCCACACGCTCACCCTCTCGTCTGGCGAACTGATCGAGGCCGAGTACGTCGTCCTCGCGGACGGCCCACAGCGCCGGATCACGCTCGAGGCGCTCGACCAGTTCACCCCGCCGGGGACGAGCGTCTCGGAGTACCTCTCGCCGCCCGAGGCGAACCACATCGCCTACCAGGAGTACCGCGAGTTCCCCGAGGAGGTCTTCGAGGAGAACCGGCTGAAGTTCTGGTGGGGATACATGCCCGGTGAGACGGCCTACCCGTGGGTGTTCCCCAACGACGGCACCGTCGCCCGCGTCGGCCTGACGATGCCGATCGGGATGCGTCTCGAGGACGTCGCCCACCCCGAATCGTACAAGCTCCTGGAGCCGACCGACGAGCAGCTGCCGAGCGGGTCCGAGTACGTACAGCGGTTGCTCGAACTCGAGTACGGTGACGAGTACGACGTCGAGGAGGACTTCCCGATCGTCGAAGACCGAGGGAAATCGAAGGGGACCGAGACGTATCCGATCTCCTCGACGCGGCCGATCGACTCGCCCGTGCAGGCGAACATCGCGGTCGCCGGTGGTGCGATGGGCACTACCTCGGCGTTCCACGAGGGCGGCTACCACGTCGCCGTTCGGTCGGGGAAAATTGCCGGCCGCCTCGCCGCGACCGACTCCCTCGAGCACTACAACGACGTCTGGAAGCGCGCGATCGGGGACGAGATTCTCCGGAACGTCTCCTTTGCGGACATCGTCGCGGAGTACGAACCGGACGACTGGGACCGCGCCTTCGAGATCGTCAACGGGATGACCGCCGGCGACTTCGAGGGGTCGTTGTTGCGCAAGAAGTACTCCGCCGGCGTCGGTGCGACGAAACTCGTCGCCGCCTACAAGCGCCGAAAGTTCACGTACCGAAACGGAAACTACGTCCAGCTCCGGGAAGACGAGTACGCGCTCTAG
- a CDS encoding cytochrome c oxidase subunit 3: MGNGVDPPGDATETSRSDVVGRQDADGESRPGLGDHADHDEHDHRSRWPLVAAAGAGGLYAGLGIYLLGSIVAAVPPAVGIGLAGVGAVVLLVGLAGWLEQAFLVPARAGTSRKSRESYVSTTALFLVTDVSTFGAVFVYYFFIRVGTWPPQELPPLLSSLVLVNTVVLVSSSVTLHYAHEALDHDRRRRFLGLLGTTLVLGVVFLAGQVYEYYEFVVREGFTLSSGIFGSAFFGLTGLHGFHVTLGVAAIAILCWRALRGDYGTERDTSVATVSLYWHFVDAVWLFLVLVLYGGAAV; this comes from the coding sequence ATGGGAAACGGCGTCGACCCCCCTGGCGACGCGACCGAGACGTCGAGGTCCGACGTGGTCGGCCGGCAGGATGCGGACGGCGAATCCCGACCCGGCCTTGGCGACCACGCAGATCACGACGAGCACGACCACCGGAGCCGGTGGCCGCTGGTCGCTGCCGCGGGCGCGGGTGGACTCTACGCCGGGCTCGGAATCTACCTCCTCGGGAGCATCGTCGCCGCCGTACCGCCCGCCGTGGGGATCGGCCTGGCCGGCGTCGGCGCAGTCGTCTTGCTCGTCGGCCTGGCCGGCTGGCTCGAGCAGGCGTTTCTCGTGCCGGCGCGAGCGGGGACGAGCCGCAAGTCCCGCGAGTCATACGTCAGCACGACGGCCCTCTTTCTCGTCACCGACGTCTCGACGTTCGGAGCGGTGTTCGTCTACTACTTCTTCATTCGCGTTGGCACGTGGCCACCCCAGGAGCTGCCGCCACTTCTCAGTTCGCTCGTCCTCGTCAACACCGTGGTCCTGGTCTCGAGCAGCGTGACGCTTCACTACGCTCACGAGGCGCTCGACCACGACCGTCGGCGGCGGTTTCTCGGCCTCCTCGGGACGACGCTCGTCCTCGGCGTGGTCTTCCTGGCCGGACAGGTCTACGAGTACTACGAGTTCGTCGTCCGGGAGGGGTTTACGCTCTCGTCTGGAATCTTCGGGAGCGCGTTCTTCGGCCTGACCGGACTCCACGGGTTCCACGTCACGCTGGGCGTCGCCGCCATCGCGATCCTCTGCTGGCGAGCGCTTCGCGGCGATTACGGCACCGAGCGCGACACGTCCGTTGCGACGGTCTCGCTCTACTGGCACTTCGTCGACGCCGTCTGGCTCTTTCTCGTGCTCGTGCTCTACGGCGGCGCGGCCGTCTGA